In one window of Helianthus annuus cultivar XRQ/B chromosome 17, HanXRQr2.0-SUNRISE, whole genome shotgun sequence DNA:
- the LOC110922323 gene encoding 24-methylenesterol C-methyltransferase 2, translated as MDTLTLVCTVSLLGAGGLYWFVFILGSAEQKGKRAVKLSGGSIEREHVQEEYNQYWSFFRKPKEIEKAENVPAFVDTFYNLVTDIYEWGWGQSFHFSPAIPGKSNLESTKIHEQMAVDLINVKPGQKILDAGCGVGGPMRAIAAHSGCNVVGITINEYQVSRAKAHNKKAGLDHLCDVVCGNFLEMPFEDECFDGAYSIEATCHAPKLEDVYSEIFRVLKPGSLYVSYEWVTTELYRGEDPEHVEVIHGIERGDALPGLRSYSDIAEVAKKVGFEVVKEKDLAKPPARPWWSRLKMGRIAYWRNHILVMVLETIGIAPKGTVDVHEMLFKTADYLTRGGETGIFSPMHMILCKKPEKPQES; from the coding sequence ATGGACACTCTCACTCTCGTCTGCACCGTCTCCCTCCTCGGCGCCGGCGGCCTCTACTGGTTCGTCTTCATCCTCGGATCCGCCGAACAAAAAGGCAAACGCGCAGTCAAACTCTCTGGCGGCTCAATCGAACGCGAACACGTCCAAGAAGAATACAACCAGTACTGGTCCTTCTTCCGCAAACCTAAAGAAATCGAAAAAGCCGAAAACGTCCCCGCCTTTGTAGACACCTTCTACAACCTCGTAACCGATATTTACGAGTGGGGGTGGGGCCAATCCTTCCATTTTTCCCCAGCAATCCCCGGTAAATCGAATCTTGAATCTACAAAAATCCATGAACAGATGGCGGTAGATCTGATTAATGTTAAGCCTGGTCAGAAGATTCTAGATGCTGGGTGTGGTGTCGGGGGTCCGATGCGTGCAATTGCTGCCCATTCGGGTTGTAATGTGGTTGGGATTACTATTAATGAGTATCAGGTGAGCCGGGCCAAGGCTCATAATAAGAAAGCTGGGTTAGATCACTTATGTGATGTTGTCTGTGGGAATTTTCTTGAAATGCCTTTTGAGGATGAATGTTTTGATGGGGCGTACTCAATCGAGGCCACTTGTCATGCTCCGAAGCTGGAGGATGTGTACAGTgagatttttagggttttgaaaccCGGGTCGTTGTACGTTTCGTACGAGTGGGTTACGACTGAGTTGTACCGGGGTGAAGATCCGGAACATGTGGAGGTTATTCATGGGATTGAGAGAGGGGATGCATTGCCAGGGTTGAGGAGTTATTCGGATATTGCTGAAGTGGCAAAGAAGGTCGGGTTTGAGGTGGTGAAAGAGAAGGATTTGGCGAAGCCTCCTGCGCGTCCGTGGTGGTCTAGGTTGAAGATGGGGCGGATTGCGTATTGGAGGAACCATATTTTGGTTATGGTGCTTGAGACGATCGGGATCGCACCCAAGGGGACAGTGGATGTTCATGAGATGCTGTTTAAGACTGCTGATTACCTCACTAGAGGGGGCGAAACAGGGATTTTTTCTCCGATGCATATGATTCTCTGCAAAAAGCCGGAGAAGCCGCAGGAGTCTTGA
- the LOC110920940 gene encoding protein CHAPERONE-LIKE PROTEIN OF POR1, chloroplastic → MATTPLSARPTLGVAGRIRPHRRPSPPPNHHTLATQQLKSHRFLASSRRTSFTVLAAGGGSSSAADDSSFEMSVETALKLLGVSEGASFDDILRAKNSVVASCKDDQESIAQVEAAYDILLMQSLSQRRAGKVVNSSIRYADVKPVNTPQMGSMPQWVQGAFKNPLVSVETPSASDLGIEAGVYGALAVLTYVNGASTPVGSLSGADVPGLILATSFGASLYFMTKRNVKLGKATVVTIGGLVAGAVVGSVVENWLQVDIVPFLGIHSPATVVSEFVLISQFLVSLYLS, encoded by the exons ATGGCTACCACTCCTCTCTCCGCCCGTCCCACTCTCGGCGTCGCCGGCCGTATCCGCCCTCACCGACGCCCTTCTCCACCGCCCAACCACCACACGCTCGCAACACAACAACTCAAATCCCACCGCTTCCTCGCCTCCTCTCGCCGCACCTCATTCACCGTCCTCGCCGCCGGCGGTGGCTCCTCCTCCGCCGCCGACGACTCCTCGTTCGAGATGTCCGTTGAAACAGCTTTGAAATTGTTAGGTGTATCGGAAGGCGCTTCGTTTGATGATATTCTTCGAGCTAagaattcggttgtagcttcttGTAAAGATGACCAGGAGTCAATTGCACAG GTGGAGGCTGCATATGACATACTACTGATGCAGAGCTTATCACAGAGAAGAGCAGGGAAAGTTGTAAATAGTAGCATTCGTTATGCAGATGTTAAACCTGTAAATACTCCTCAAATGGGATCAATGCCTCAGTGGGTACAAGGCGCCTTTAAAAATCCACTAGTTTCAGTAGAAACACCATCTGCTAGTGATTTGGGGATTGAAGCAGGAGTCTATGGAGCTCTAGCTGTGTTAACTTATGTTAATGGTGCATCCACTCCGGTTGGTTCCCTTTCAGGTGCTGATGTTCCCGGGCTTATTTTGGCAACTAGTTTTGGGGCTTCATTATATTTTATGACCAAACGAAATGTTAAGCTAG GTAAGGCAACTGTGGTAACCATAGGGGGTCTAGTGGCTGGTGCTGTGGTGGGATCTGTAGTTGAGAACTGGTTGCAAGTTGATATCGTTCCATTTTTGGGCATACATTCGCCTGCAACTGTGGTAAGTGAATTTGTTCTCATTTCTCAGTTTTTGGTCTCATTGTACTTAAGCTAA
- the LOC110923943 gene encoding replication protein A 70 kDa DNA-binding subunit C-like: protein MEVAKVNMLNDLNTFSNNYSIRVKIVSISKKMMNNNKNEICRLDMIFMDEMGTMIQASCLHKMLGKFKEFLQLDECLLITKPSLATNKSSAKYTKRNDKISLYFYTSVEKCFDWSGPKYRFNFVNLKDVVKNKFEVNTVIDWIGYVDVCFNLEDTSKKDGSKGKRLNLRLKDIEGQKCPVTLWDGFAIDMFAYMNDKKREKYVVILCHFGMVNLYKGKRGVANGFELSRPFIDTDIEEISSFRKRYVEKISASSSSNDHVGLIVISSVEDEFLNNPDFMLIDKEGFGCWDNYSYMHDKLWYYNGCNHCKSGVEERFVTKENPNGLSDVYHEKSLVCTNDKCEGVDIYSIPRFKIPIMVQDSSGTVSLTLFDFEAYKILQKTAKELVSIQDQVVNSGEIPNPYPEIFDTLMGKRYAFIISVKNYNIEHQVENYGISMATNDDEILSALCAKFNLNQDEMSYCGDNVTPASQALVGTENPSSDETKRNIREVFDVDDALGCSSTKRRISDELSQDEDAGVSTLLIPKIEKYIWCANGIQPIERVDVDVTTILTTRPCHWDLHCRNVQPLVVIDAHADAMPPKANVELLAVVPAVVIDDPVIAITVAIGKNDMQCTPAEVLAVLSDLERVLKALFMFPTMFL from the exons ATGGAGGTTGCAAAGGTTaacatgcttaacgatcttaATACATTCTCAAACAACTATTCGATTAGAGTGAAGATTGTTAGCATttcgaagaagatgatgaataataacaaaaatgaaatatgTCGTCTTGATATGATCTTCATGGATGAGATG GGAACTATGATTCAAGCCAGCTGTTTGCATAAGATGCTAGGAAAATTCAAGGAATTTCTTCAGTTGGATGAATGTCTTCTTATCACCAAACCTTCTCTTGCTACTAATAAGTCCTCTGCTAAGTATACCAAGAGAAATGACAAAATATCATTGTATTTCTATACTTCTGTTGAGAAATGCTTTGACTGGTCTGGACCGAAATACCGTTTTAATTTCGTTAACCTCAAGGATGTTGTTAAAAATAAATTTGAAGTTAATACAGTTATTG ATTGGATTGGTTATGTGGATGTATGTTTCAATCTAGAGGATACGTCAAAGAAGGATGGGAGCAAGGGCAAGAGACTTAATCTTAGACTTAAAGACATTGA AGGCCAAAAGTGTCCGGTTACTTTGTGGGATGGTTTTGCTATTGACATGTTTGCTTACATGAATGATAAGAAACGAGAGAAATAtgttgttatcctttgtcatTTTGGTATGGTCAACCTTTACAAAG GCAAGCGTGGTGTTGCAAACGGCTTTGAGCTAAGCAGACCTTTTATTGACACTGACATTGAAGAGATATCCTCTTTTAGGAAGAG GTATGTAGAGAAAATTTCTGCTTCATCTTCATCAAATGATCATGTTGGTTTAATCGTTATCTCAAGTGTTGAAGATGAGTTTCTTAATAACCCTGATTTCATGCTTATTG ACAAAGAAGGTTTTGGTTGTTGGGACAATTACAGCTATATGCATGATAAACTTTGGTATTACAATGGTTGTAACCATTGTAAGTCAGGTGTGGAGGAAAGATTTGTAACGAAAGAAAATCCGAATGGTTTATCTGATGTTTATCATGAAAAATCGTTGGTGTGTACAAATGATAAATGTGAAGGAGTCGACATCTATTCTATTCCCCG GTTCAAGATACCTATTATGGTGCAAGACTCTTCCGGTACTGTGTCTTTGACACTGTTTGATTTTGAAGCTTACAAGATTCTTCAGAAAACTGCCAAAGAGTTAGTTTCAATTCAAGATCAG GTTGTTAATTCTGGAGAGATACCGAACCCATATCCTGAGATTTTTGACACATTGATGGGAAAGAGGTATGCTTTCATCATAAGTGTTAAAAACTATAACATTGAGCATCAGGTTGAAAACTATGGTATTTCAATGGCCACTAACGATGATGAGATCCTTTCCGCGCTCTGCGCCAAATTCAATCTTAACCAG GATGAGATGTCATACTGCGGTGACAATGTTACACCTGCATCCCAAGCACTTGTAGGCACTGAGAATCCGTCTTCTGATGAAACAAAACGTAATATTCGTGAAGTGTTCGATGTGGATGATGCATTAGGTTGCTCCTCGACAAAGCGCCGCATTAGTGATGAACTCTCCCAGGATGAAGATGCTGGTGTTTCAACGCTTTTGATTCCAAAGATTGAGAAATA CATATGGTGCGCTAACGGCATTCAACCCATTGAAAGAGTTGATGTTGATGTGACAACGATCCTTACCACGCGTCCGTGTCATTGGGATCTCCATTGTCGTAATGTGCAGCCATTGGTGGTCATAGATGCACATGCAGATGCTATGCCACCTAAGGCGAATGTAGAACTGCTGGCGGTTGTACCAGCTGTCGTTATTGATGATCCGGTTATAGCAATTACCGTTGCAATCGGAAAGAATGACATGCAATGCACCCCTG
- the LOC110925759 gene encoding probable 26S proteasome non-ATPase regulatory subunit 3 — protein sequence MTQDVEMKEQQVVAAAPSNSTSSATPVLQHLKEIAALIETGAYAREVRRILRAVRLTIALRRKLKASVISSFLGFALAPGSEAHSRLTSYLPKDDQSDMEVDTAASATQATVKHSSELEIYCYLLVLIFLIDQKKYTEAKACSSASIARLKNLNRRTIDVLASRLYFYYSLSYELTDDLAEIRGNLLALHRVATLRHDELGQETLLNLLLRNYLHYNLYDQAEKLRSKAPRFEAHSNQQFCRYLFYLGKIRTIQLEYTDAKESLLQAARKAPVAALGFRVQCNKWAVIVRLLLGEIPERTVFMQKGMEKALRPYFELTNAVRIGDLELFKTVAEKFSTTFSSDRTNNLIVRLRHNVIRTGLRNISISYSRISLADVAKKLRLDSPNPVADAESIVSKAIRDGAIDATLDHANGWMVSKETGDIYSTNEPQQAFNSRIAFCLNMHNEAVRALRFPPNSHKEKESAEKRRERQQQEQELAKHIAEEDEDDF from the exons ATGACTCAGGATGTTGAGATGAAAGAACAGCAAGTCGTTGCAGCAGCTCCTTCGAATTCTACGTCATCCGCCACTCCTGTGTTACAGC ATTTGAAAGAAATTGCTGCACTGATTGAGACGGGAGCTTATGCTCGTGAAGTTCGTCGGATTTTGAGGGCGGTTAGGCTGACGATTGCGTTGAGGAGGAAGTTGAAGGCTTCGGTTATTTCTTCGTTCCTCGGTTTTGCTCTTGCTCCTGGATCGGAAGCACACTCGCGGCTAACTTCATATCTCCCTAAG GATGATCAAAGTGATATGGAAGTGGATACCGCAGCATCTGCTACTCAAGCTACTGTGAAGCACTCGTCAGAGCTCGAGATCTATTGCTACTTGCTTGTGCTCATATTCCTCATTGACCAGAAAAAGTACACTGAG GCTAAGGCTTGTTCTTCAGCAAGCATTGCCCGTTTAAAGAACTTGAACAGGAGAACCATTGATGTTCTGGCTTCCAGGCTGTACTTCTATTACTCTCTTAGCTATGAACTTACTGATGATCTCGCTGAAATCAGGGG TAATCTTCTTGCTCTGCACCGGGTTGCTACATTGCGTCATGATGAATTAGGGCAG GAAACACTTCTCAACCTGCTGCTTCGCAACTACCTTCATTACAATCTGTATGATCAAGCTGAAAAGCTGAGGTCAAAGGCACCACGTTTTGAAGCTCATTCGAATCAGCAG TTTTGCCGGTACTTGTTTTACCTTGGGAAGATAAGGACGATACAGCTGGAGTATACTGACGCGAAGGAATCCCTTCTTCAAGCTGCTCGTAAAGCACCGGTAGCTGCTCTTGGTTTTAGAGTTCAATGCAACAAGTGGGCTGTGATTGTCCGCTTACTTCTTGGGGAGATCCCCGAACGGACCGTTTTTATGCAAAAAGGCATGGAAAAGGCCTTGAGACCGTACTTTGAGCTGACTAAC GCTGTTAGGATCGGAGACCTAGAGCTGTTTAAAACAGTAGCAGAGAAATTCTCCACTACTTTCAGCTCAGACAGGACTAACAATTTGATTGTGAGGCTGCGCCACAATGTGATAAGGACTGGGCTCCGCAACATCAGCATCTCCTACTCGCGTATCTCCCTTGCTGACGTGGCAAAGAAGCTGAGACTGGACTCGCCTAACCCTGTGGCGGATGCGGAGAGCATTGTGTCAAAAGCAATCCGTGATGGCGCGATTGATGCAACACTAGATCACGCAAACGGATGGATGGTATCCAAGGAAACTGGTGACATTTACTCGACAAATGAGCCTCAGCAGGCGTTTAATTCGAGAATTGCTTTCTGCCTGAATATGCATAATGAGGCGGTCCGGGCCCTTCGGTTTCCTCCTAATTCTCATAAGGAAAAAGAAAGTGCTGAAAAGAGGAGAGAGAGGCAACAACAGGAACAAGAGCTTGCTAAGCATATTGCTGAGGAAGATGAAGACGACTTTTAA